In Halobaculum sp. XH14, a single genomic region encodes these proteins:
- a CDS encoding DUF7096 domain-containing protein: protein MRTAPVVLTLLLVCAAAAGAAGTGGPGAVEATTPTAEQAPPEPVPTAVTAVANGTDVTNRTHVLSIPSENVTNARIDEARIDAGLAVGVEVNTSAERMETIALRQRITAAETNDERQRRVLDGMNELEKRVVTLRTEHRTAIEGYASGELGTRELLAELARIKAESDALERRLAVLEELASETEGSTLDSDRIPALAFQLRAFDGPVRDRALQASSGEAPPTRIYVAASEDGVVLSTVIDGQYVREVYRGDLRSLQSGTVAMAENVTARSYPAIWAASTNPSGTGSGSTHIVDVPYATGNLTAFVDGGSERVFKEYQRIRLANVTGGEVRERTIDLTVRVNRTYAGGPLRIEVLDPGTGDPIDASVRIAAGNEGSVDVGTTGEDGVLWTVAPRGTFVVTAIQEGSNDLSTVEITSTEPVSVAEAYGSNDSGDD, encoded by the coding sequence ATGAGAACAGCCCCCGTCGTTCTTACCCTCCTCCTGGTCTGTGCCGCCGCCGCGGGCGCCGCCGGGACCGGCGGCCCCGGGGCCGTCGAGGCGACCACACCGACCGCCGAGCAGGCCCCCCCGGAGCCGGTGCCGACCGCAGTGACCGCCGTGGCGAACGGGACGGACGTGACGAACCGGACCCACGTGCTCTCGATCCCGAGCGAGAACGTCACGAACGCCCGCATCGACGAGGCCCGCATCGACGCCGGCCTGGCGGTCGGGGTCGAGGTGAACACCTCCGCCGAGCGGATGGAAACCATCGCCCTCCGGCAACGCATCACCGCCGCGGAAACCAACGACGAGCGCCAGCGGCGCGTCCTCGACGGGATGAACGAGCTGGAAAAACGGGTCGTCACCCTCCGAACGGAGCACCGAACCGCCATCGAAGGCTACGCGAGCGGGGAGCTCGGCACCCGCGAACTCCTCGCCGAACTCGCCCGAATCAAGGCCGAGTCCGACGCGCTCGAACGGCGACTGGCGGTTCTCGAGGAACTGGCCAGCGAGACCGAGGGGAGCACGCTCGACAGCGACCGCATCCCGGCGCTCGCCTTCCAGCTTCGTGCCTTCGACGGCCCGGTCCGGGATCGGGCGCTCCAAGCCAGTAGCGGCGAGGCTCCGCCGACGCGCATCTACGTCGCGGCGAGCGAGGACGGCGTCGTACTCTCGACGGTCATCGACGGCCAGTACGTCCGAGAGGTGTATCGCGGTGACCTCCGGAGCCTGCAGAGTGGAACCGTGGCCATGGCGGAGAACGTCACCGCCAGAAGCTACCCCGCGATCTGGGCGGCCTCTACCAACCCGAGCGGAACCGGTTCCGGTTCGACGCACATCGTCGACGTGCCGTACGCCACCGGGAACCTCACGGCGTTCGTCGACGGCGGGAGCGAACGCGTGTTCAAGGAGTACCAGCGGATCCGGCTGGCGAACGTGACCGGCGGCGAGGTCCGGGAGCGAACGATCGACCTGACCGTTCGCGTCAACCGGACGTACGCCGGCGGGCCGCTCCGGATCGAAGTGCTCGACCCCGGGACCGGCGATCCGATCGACGCGTCCGTGCGGATCGCGGCCGGCAACGAGGGGAGCGTCGACGTCGGCACGACCGGGGAGGACGGCGTCCTCTGGACGGTCGCGCCCCGCGGGACGTTCGTGGTCACCGCCATTCAGGAGGGGTCGAACGACCTCTCGACGGTCGAGATCACCTCGACCGAACCCGTGTCCGTGGCGGAGGCGTACGGATCGAACGACAGCGGCGACGACTGA
- a CDS encoding DUF5790 family protein, with product MGQTTFDDDELFGEAADEARADVEKHLRNARATLPTADAVWDTDADNVLGALNGLRSALDTGDAAEELRQAKKSYVMGERAGAFEDDDELATDIEEVADLVGSIEDAHEQVGELTSTVPGLRSQLEDAHAEGAEAGSDDADGGEAEA from the coding sequence ATGGGACAGACCACGTTCGACGACGACGAGCTGTTCGGCGAGGCGGCCGACGAGGCCCGTGCCGACGTCGAGAAGCACCTCCGGAACGCGCGGGCGACGCTCCCGACCGCCGACGCCGTCTGGGACACCGACGCGGACAACGTGCTCGGCGCGCTCAACGGCCTCCGCTCGGCGCTCGACACCGGCGACGCGGCCGAGGAACTACGCCAGGCGAAGAAGAGCTACGTGATGGGCGAGCGCGCCGGCGCGTTCGAGGACGACGACGAGCTGGCGACCGACATCGAGGAGGTCGCCGACCTCGTCGGCAGCATCGAGGACGCCCACGAGCAGGTCGGCGAGCTCACGAGCACCGTCCCCGGGCTACGCAGCCAGCTTGAGGATGCCCACGCCGAGGGTGCCGAGGCCGGGAGCGACGACGCGGACGGCGGGGAAGCGGAAGCGTAG
- a CDS encoding LysE family transporter, which yields MLSTLLTPAAGVLFGLALAAPPGPMNAVIAEESVVRGWSAGARAGLGAATADAVFLVLALVGVVGVVERFPMLRGLMIAVGGVLMLYYAVDAARSVRTSFLASEASEGEPIAAGSAGFRKAFVLALTNPYQVLFWLTVGVGLLEPGTVDVFAEAGVPALAGSVVVETGSPALLVGFFAGIGLWISGFPAALVAARRRVEALAPVVAGLSAVVLAGFGIAFLIDASGTVASLVG from the coding sequence GTGCTCTCGACGCTCCTCACGCCTGCTGCGGGCGTGCTCTTCGGCCTGGCGCTCGCGGCCCCGCCGGGCCCGATGAACGCCGTCATCGCCGAGGAGAGCGTCGTCCGCGGCTGGAGCGCCGGCGCGAGGGCTGGACTCGGCGCGGCGACCGCCGACGCGGTGTTCCTCGTCCTCGCGCTGGTCGGCGTGGTCGGCGTCGTCGAGCGGTTCCCGATGCTCCGCGGTCTCATGATCGCCGTCGGCGGCGTCCTGATGCTCTACTACGCCGTCGACGCGGCCCGTTCGGTCCGGACCTCGTTTCTCGCGTCGGAAGCGAGTGAGGGGGAACCGATCGCCGCGGGGTCGGCGGGGTTCCGCAAGGCGTTCGTCCTCGCGCTGACGAACCCGTATCAGGTGCTGTTCTGGCTCACGGTCGGCGTGGGACTGCTCGAACCCGGCACCGTCGACGTGTTCGCGGAGGCCGGCGTCCCGGCGCTGGCCGGTTCAGTGGTCGTCGAGACCGGTAGCCCCGCGCTCCTCGTCGGCTTCTTCGCGGGAATCGGGCTCTGGATCTCCGGCTTTCCGGCGGCGCTCGTGGCGGCACGGCGGCGGGTCGAGGCGCTCGCGCCGGTGGTCGCGGGGCTCTCGGCTGTCGTGCTGGCCGGCTTCGGCATCGCCTTCCTGATCGACGCGAGCGGAACTGTAGCGTCGCTGGTCGGGTGA
- a CDS encoding helix-turn-helix transcriptional regulator: MRHVALLLAVLCLLAPVPAAATLPADAGPGAASDPGRVTAPSQFGDTATPFDDSTTTFNISLRENGNARWTVGVEYRLEDPESREAFEAYADGYRDDGSETGPSTDVFRNAAVVAAEHTGREMRIRNVNYTAGLRNETTGVLRLRFTWTNFLERTENGTLVLGDVFVTGPEETWFRTLQSGQRLVIQPPPGYTAPDISIEANYRLVSRNIVVTEPYTFAAGDISVTFTGSEEEAPFWQDTQFLIGSALLLGVLVVGAYLLSRRRPGTAGTADERTTAGDPPAGSVDGDGVAAVGGDATNGGTEDAVAAEGGGAAASNPEPDPELLSDEERVERLLDRNGGRMRQADIVSETGWSDAKVSQLLSTMADDGDVEKLRLGRENLISLPDGDEDEGPRGNGV; encoded by the coding sequence ATGCGGCACGTTGCCCTCCTCCTCGCGGTTCTGTGCCTCCTCGCACCAGTGCCGGCCGCCGCGACGCTCCCGGCGGACGCCGGTCCCGGGGCCGCAAGCGACCCGGGACGGGTGACGGCCCCGTCCCAGTTCGGCGACACGGCCACCCCGTTCGACGACAGCACGACGACGTTCAACATCTCGCTGCGGGAGAACGGAAACGCACGCTGGACGGTCGGGGTCGAGTACCGACTCGAGGACCCGGAATCGCGGGAGGCGTTCGAGGCGTACGCCGACGGGTACCGTGACGACGGGTCGGAGACGGGCCCGTCGACCGACGTGTTCCGGAACGCGGCCGTGGTTGCGGCCGAACACACGGGCCGGGAGATGCGGATTCGGAACGTGAACTACACGGCGGGGCTGCGAAACGAGACGACCGGCGTGCTCCGCCTCCGGTTCACGTGGACGAACTTCCTCGAACGGACCGAGAACGGGACCCTCGTTCTCGGCGACGTGTTCGTCACGGGTCCCGAGGAGACCTGGTTCCGGACGCTCCAGTCGGGTCAGCGGCTGGTCATCCAGCCGCCACCCGGGTACACCGCACCGGACATCTCGATCGAGGCGAACTACCGCCTCGTGAGCCGAAACATCGTCGTCACCGAGCCGTACACGTTCGCCGCGGGCGACATCTCGGTCACGTTCACCGGCTCCGAGGAGGAGGCACCGTTCTGGCAGGACACGCAGTTCCTGATCGGTTCGGCGCTCCTGCTCGGGGTGCTCGTCGTCGGGGCGTATCTCCTTTCGCGCCGCCGGCCGGGAACGGCCGGGACCGCGGACGAGCGGACGACCGCCGGCGATCCGCCGGCCGGGTCGGTGGACGGTGACGGCGTGGCCGCGGTCGGGGGCGACGCGACGAACGGCGGAACCGAGGACGCCGTCGCTGCAGAGGGGGGCGGTGCGGCCGCGTCGAACCCGGAGCCCGACCCGGAACTCCTCTCCGACGAGGAACGGGTCGAACGGCTGCTCGACAGGAACGGCGGGCGGATGCGACAGGCTGACATCGTCTCGGAGACCGGCTGGTCGGACGCGAAGGTGTCGCAGTTGCTCTCGACGATGGCCGATGACGGCGACGTCGAGAAACTCAGGCTCGGCCGCGAGAACCTCATCTCGCTCCCGGACGGCGACGAGGACGAGGGTCCGCGCGGTAACGGCGTCTGA
- a CDS encoding electron transfer flavoprotein subunit beta/FixA family protein, whose translation MKVLVTVKEVAEAADDFEIDGLDVGEQYLEYDLNEWDDYAIEAGVQLSEAFDDVEVVSVTIGPERSEETIRMALAKGADRAVRVWDDDVAAADLDVAAKARLLAAVADEEDPDLILSGVQANDDGFGATGVALADELGFEWAAVVNALDMSEDFSTASVHRELEGGVEELTDVDLPAVLTIQTGLNEPRYASLRGIRQAQSKEIAPMTLDDLGLDTDAVASPIERTSMYEPETESDATYFEGDAGDQASQLADMLREKGVVGE comes from the coding sequence ATGAAAGTTCTCGTCACCGTCAAGGAAGTCGCGGAGGCGGCCGACGACTTCGAGATCGACGGGCTCGACGTCGGGGAGCAGTACCTCGAGTACGACCTCAACGAGTGGGACGATTACGCCATCGAGGCCGGCGTGCAGCTCTCGGAGGCGTTCGACGACGTCGAGGTCGTCTCCGTGACGATCGGCCCCGAGCGGAGCGAAGAGACCATCAGGATGGCGCTGGCGAAGGGTGCAGACCGGGCCGTTCGCGTCTGGGACGACGATGTCGCGGCCGCCGACCTCGACGTCGCCGCGAAGGCACGACTGCTCGCCGCGGTCGCCGACGAGGAGGACCCGGACCTGATCCTCTCGGGGGTGCAGGCCAACGACGACGGCTTCGGCGCGACCGGCGTCGCCCTCGCGGACGAGCTCGGTTTCGAGTGGGCGGCGGTCGTCAACGCGCTCGACATGTCGGAGGACTTCTCGACGGCCAGCGTCCACCGCGAACTGGAAGGCGGCGTCGAGGAGCTGACCGACGTCGACCTCCCCGCGGTGCTCACGATTCAGACCGGCCTGAACGAGCCGCGCTACGCCAGCCTGCGCGGCATCCGGCAGGCCCAGTCGAAGGAAATCGCGCCGATGACGCTCGATGACCTGGGTCTCGACACCGACGCGGTCGCCTCGCCCATCGAACGGACGAGCATGTACGAGCCCGAGACCGAGTCAGACGCGACCTACTTCGAGGGCGACGCCGGTGACCAGGCCAGCCAACTCGCCGACATGCTCCGCGAGAAGGGGGTGGTCGGCGAATGA
- a CDS encoding threonine synthase, producing METTDAFRGLACTGCGASFDAGEHGRCPSCGGSLDPTYDYDGVDPTELVADRTADRPGHWRFDALLPFPADTGRSANEGDTPLVRTDRLTDELDVGAAHVKDEGRNPTGTFIDRGMSLAVTAASDRGLEPLALAAAGNAGQSAAAYAGTADLRSYAFVPSRAAFSNKAMVNVHGGDMRVVGGRYGDAAAAVDEQLETDYHSLQEFTTPYRHEGAKTVAFELFADLGVPDAVVAPVGTGELLVGLAKGFRELREIGASDVLPAIYAVQPEGCAPIAAAWTADADAVEPWDHPDTIVGELEIEEPAGGDRALDALAAVDGDALAVPDDEALESAVSACRSEVLEVGGAGGVALAGAWALADEDELGGDDEVVVVNPDAAGKTPDVLRSHLMGQGV from the coding sequence GGAGACGACGGATGCGTTCCGCGGGCTCGCGTGCACGGGCTGTGGCGCGTCGTTCGACGCCGGCGAACATGGCCGCTGTCCGTCGTGCGGGGGGTCGCTGGACCCGACGTACGACTACGACGGCGTCGACCCGACGGAACTCGTTGCCGATCGGACGGCCGACCGGCCCGGCCACTGGCGGTTCGACGCGCTCCTCCCGTTCCCGGCCGACACGGGGCGTTCGGCGAACGAGGGCGACACCCCGCTCGTTCGGACCGACCGGCTCACGGACGAACTCGACGTCGGGGCCGCCCACGTGAAAGACGAGGGTCGGAACCCGACGGGCACGTTCATCGACCGCGGGATGAGCCTGGCCGTGACCGCCGCGAGCGACCGCGGGCTGGAACCGCTCGCGCTCGCGGCCGCCGGTAACGCCGGCCAGTCGGCCGCAGCGTACGCCGGCACGGCCGACCTCCGCTCGTACGCGTTCGTCCCCTCGCGGGCCGCCTTCTCGAACAAGGCGATGGTCAACGTCCACGGCGGCGACATGCGGGTGGTCGGCGGCCGATACGGCGACGCGGCGGCGGCTGTCGACGAGCAGCTCGAAACCGACTACCACTCGCTCCAGGAGTTCACGACGCCGTACCGGCACGAGGGCGCGAAGACGGTGGCGTTCGAACTGTTCGCGGACCTGGGCGTGCCTGACGCGGTCGTCGCCCCGGTCGGCACCGGCGAACTGCTCGTGGGTCTGGCGAAGGGCTTCCGGGAACTCCGCGAGATCGGTGCGAGCGACGTGCTGCCGGCGATATACGCGGTACAGCCCGAGGGCTGTGCGCCGATCGCAGCGGCGTGGACGGCCGACGCCGACGCGGTGGAACCGTGGGATCATCCCGACACCATCGTCGGCGAACTGGAGATCGAGGAGCCCGCCGGGGGCGACCGAGCGCTCGACGCGCTCGCGGCGGTCGACGGCGACGCGCTCGCCGTCCCGGACGACGAAGCGCTGGAGAGCGCGGTGTCGGCGTGCAGGTCCGAGGTGCTCGAAGTCGGCGGGGCGGGCGGGGTCGCGCTCGCGGGCGCGTGGGCGCTCGCCGACGAGGACGAACTCGGAGGAGACGACGAGGTCGTCGTCGTGAACCCCGACGCCGCCGGCAAGACGCCGGACGTTCTCCGGAGCCACCTCATGGGCCAGGGCGTCTGA
- a CDS encoding dihydroneopterin aldolase family protein, whose protein sequence is MVTDAQQACFEAGIKFGSLYHQFAGTPVSRDSARSLERAMAEAIENQPYCESVDVWIDDDAVADAIDHENGYTELTGRLMEVEMRIEYEGAAARTRMEMEDGYPLMKLIAVEGDDGGETA, encoded by the coding sequence ATGGTCACGGACGCCCAGCAGGCGTGCTTCGAGGCGGGGATCAAGTTCGGCTCGCTGTATCACCAGTTCGCGGGGACGCCCGTCTCCCGTGACAGCGCGCGTTCGCTGGAACGCGCGATGGCCGAAGCGATCGAGAACCAGCCCTACTGCGAGTCCGTCGACGTGTGGATCGACGACGACGCGGTGGCCGACGCCATCGACCACGAGAACGGCTACACGGAGTTGACGGGCCGGCTGATGGAGGTGGAGATGCGGATCGAGTACGAGGGAGCGGCCGCGAGAACGCGGATGGAGATGGAGGACGGCTACCCCTTGATGAAACTGATCGCCGTCGAGGGCGACGACGGCGGCGAGACGGCGTGA
- a CDS encoding methyltransferase domain-containing protein, whose protein sequence is MGILENKARARLFYKYLSRVYDTVNPYIWDDRMRNRALDWFDADRDDRVLDVGSGTGFATEGLLNHVDEVHALDQSMDQMERAFAKFGKRGKVRFYRGDAERLPFADDSFDKLWSSGSIEYWPNPVDALAEFRRVTKPGGTVLVVGPDYPKTKPFQKLADAIMLFYDAEEAERMFRGAGFSEMNHYIQQRHVGAPRAITTVATVPDGDVAARASDAEADRIDASAGD, encoded by the coding sequence ATGGGAATCCTCGAGAACAAGGCGCGCGCCCGCCTGTTCTACAAGTACCTCTCCAGGGTCTACGACACGGTCAACCCGTACATCTGGGACGACCGGATGCGCAACCGGGCGCTCGACTGGTTCGACGCGGACCGCGACGACCGGGTGCTCGACGTCGGCTCGGGCACCGGTTTCGCCACGGAGGGGCTGCTCAACCACGTCGACGAGGTCCACGCGCTCGACCAGTCGATGGACCAGATGGAGCGGGCGTTCGCCAAGTTCGGCAAGCGCGGCAAGGTCCGGTTCTACCGCGGGGACGCCGAGCGGCTCCCGTTCGCGGACGACAGCTTCGACAAGCTCTGGTCGTCCGGCTCGATCGAGTACTGGCCGAACCCCGTCGACGCGCTCGCGGAGTTCAGACGGGTCACGAAGCCGGGCGGAACCGTCCTCGTCGTCGGCCCGGACTACCCGAAGACGAAGCCGTTCCAGAAGCTCGCGGACGCGATCATGCTGTTCTACGACGCCGAGGAGGCGGAACGCATGTTCCGTGGGGCGGGCTTTTCGGAGATGAACCACTACATCCAGCAGCGACACGTCGGCGCTCCGCGCGCGATCACGACCGTCGCAACCGTCCCCGATGGCGACGTGGCGGCGCGGGCGAGCGACGCGGAGGCCGATCGGATCGACGCGTCGGCGGGCGACTGA
- a CDS encoding creatininase family protein has translation MKLSEATWTDVRDAAPDAALLPVGSTEQHGPHAPLGTDSLTAEAVAAAATEQPGDDVVVAPPVHVGVAEEHRAFDGTLWVSPDTFRAYVRETVESLAHHGIDRVVLVNGHGGNVEALAEVARRASRDGTTDAYAVAFTWFEAVGEHASEMGHGGKLETAMLQHVAPELVREDRVDAARNGGSDRWGEWVRGVNLAHDSDEFSDNGVVGDPGAGDAELGEELLDRASDALVEVLAAVRER, from the coding sequence ATGAAGCTATCGGAGGCGACCTGGACCGACGTTCGGGACGCCGCGCCCGACGCCGCGCTGCTCCCGGTCGGGAGCACGGAACAGCACGGTCCGCACGCGCCGCTCGGGACCGACTCGCTGACCGCCGAGGCCGTCGCCGCGGCCGCGACGGAGCAGCCCGGAGACGACGTCGTCGTCGCACCGCCGGTCCACGTCGGCGTCGCCGAGGAGCACCGCGCGTTCGACGGCACGCTCTGGGTGTCGCCCGACACCTTTCGTGCCTACGTCCGCGAGACGGTCGAGAGCCTCGCCCACCACGGCATCGACCGCGTCGTGCTGGTGAACGGCCACGGCGGCAACGTCGAGGCGCTCGCGGAGGTCGCACGCCGGGCGTCCCGGGACGGGACGACCGACGCCTACGCCGTCGCGTTCACCTGGTTCGAGGCCGTCGGCGAGCACGCCTCGGAGATGGGTCACGGCGGGAAACTGGAGACCGCAATGCTCCAGCACGTCGCGCCGGAGCTGGTCCGTGAGGACCGCGTCGATGCGGCCCGAAACGGAGGGAGCGACCGCTGGGGCGAGTGGGTTCGCGGGGTCAACCTCGCACACGACAGCGACGAGTTCAGCGACAACGGGGTCGTCGGCGATCCGGGTGCGGGTGACGCGGAACTGGGCGAGGAGCTGCTGGACCGCGCGAGCGACGCGCTCGTGGAGGTGCTCGCCGCGGTACGGGAACGGTAG
- a CDS encoding metal-dependent transcriptional regulator — protein sequence MLSDVMEDYLKAIYVLQTEEGPPVSTSAIAERLGKTAPTVTSMLDSLEERGLVEREKYKGVELSPEGRTVALEVIRHHRLLEAYLAEQLDYSWSEVHEEADALEHHISEEFERRVAEALGNPTVDPHGDPIPGADLEPLAESDTRPLTDFEVGDEVVIARVSDRNDEELEYLEESGIVPGTTITLVDVAPFGMVTVRVAGEEQSLPDTIAASVRVRSGGDGENGGSDRDAGPDGDASLEASDG from the coding sequence ATGTTGAGCGACGTGATGGAGGACTACCTCAAGGCCATCTACGTCCTCCAGACGGAGGAGGGGCCGCCGGTCTCCACCTCCGCCATCGCCGAGCGGCTCGGCAAGACCGCCCCGACTGTGACGAGCATGCTGGACTCCCTGGAGGAGCGCGGACTCGTCGAACGCGAGAAGTACAAGGGGGTGGAACTCTCGCCCGAGGGCCGGACCGTCGCCCTGGAAGTGATCCGCCACCACCGGCTGCTGGAGGCGTACCTCGCGGAGCAGCTGGACTACTCCTGGAGCGAGGTCCACGAGGAGGCCGACGCGCTCGAACACCACATCAGCGAGGAGTTCGAGCGGCGCGTCGCGGAGGCGCTCGGCAACCCGACGGTGGATCCGCACGGCGACCCGATCCCCGGGGCGGACCTCGAACCGCTCGCGGAGTCGGACACCCGGCCGCTCACGGACTTCGAGGTGGGCGACGAGGTGGTCATCGCGCGCGTCAGCGACCGGAACGACGAGGAACTCGAATACCTCGAGGAGTCGGGCATCGTCCCCGGCACGACGATAACGCTCGTCGACGTCGCGCCGTTCGGCATGGTGACGGTCCGGGTCGCCGGCGAGGAACAGAGCCTCCCTGACACGATCGCGGCGTCGGTTCGCGTCCGGTCGGGCGGGGACGGCGAGAACGGCGGGAGCGACCGGGACGCTGGACCCGACGGGGACGCTTCCCTCGAAGCGAGCGACGGCTGA
- a CDS encoding electron transfer flavoprotein subunit alpha/FixB family protein yields the protein MSSDVLAVAEHRRGELRDVTFEVVTAGRELAAEMGGDLHLAVIAGDVDGFAETLNLDGVDTIDTVDDGAEFNHDLYAGALEALFAEIDPTALLMPNSVNGLDYAPAVANALELPYVSDAIDFAYDGGLEATREMYGSKVETTVTVDAEQFAVTVRGGEWAPTEGTGEAAVEPFDYEFDADAAGSRVTGFEEVGGGDVDIADADFLVSIGRGIEEEENLDLIRDLVDATGATLSSSRPIVDNGWLPKNRQVGQSGKQVTPDVYLAIGISGAVQHVAGMKGAETIVAVNTDPNAPIFDIADYGVVGDLFDVVPALIEQFE from the coding sequence ATGAGTTCCGACGTGCTCGCCGTCGCTGAGCACCGGCGCGGGGAGCTCCGGGACGTGACCTTCGAGGTCGTCACCGCGGGCCGCGAACTCGCCGCCGAGATGGGTGGCGACCTCCACCTCGCCGTCATCGCCGGCGACGTGGACGGCTTCGCGGAGACGCTGAACCTGGACGGCGTGGACACGATTGACACCGTCGACGACGGCGCGGAGTTCAACCACGACCTCTACGCCGGGGCGCTCGAGGCGCTGTTCGCCGAGATCGACCCGACTGCGCTGCTCATGCCGAACTCGGTGAACGGCCTCGACTACGCGCCGGCGGTCGCGAACGCGCTGGAACTGCCGTACGTCTCCGACGCCATCGACTTCGCCTACGACGGCGGCCTCGAGGCGACCCGCGAGATGTACGGTTCGAAGGTCGAGACGACCGTCACGGTCGACGCCGAGCAGTTCGCCGTCACCGTCCGCGGCGGCGAGTGGGCACCGACGGAGGGGACGGGCGAGGCGGCGGTCGAACCGTTCGACTACGAGTTCGACGCCGACGCGGCGGGCTCGCGCGTGACCGGGTTCGAGGAGGTCGGCGGCGGCGACGTCGACATCGCGGACGCGGACTTCCTCGTCTCCATCGGCCGCGGCATCGAGGAGGAGGAGAACCTCGATCTCATCCGCGACCTCGTCGACGCCACGGGCGCGACGCTGTCCTCGTCGCGGCCCATCGTCGACAACGGCTGGCTCCCGAAGAATCGGCAGGTCGGCCAGTCCGGCAAGCAGGTGACGCCGGACGTCTACCTGGCGATCGGCATCTCCGGGGCCGTCCAGCACGTCGCCGGGATGAAGGGGGCCGAGACCATCGTCGCGGTGAACACGGACCCGAACGCGCCCATCTTCGACATCGCCGACTACGGCGTCGTCGGCGACCTGTTCGACGTGGTACCGGCGCTCATCGAACAGTTCGAGTAG
- a CDS encoding type IV pilin N-terminal domain-containing protein codes for MSSRASAPAVGIALLLLVAVGLSATVGAAAFGVAGTPADPAPVASLSLAIDDGALVFEHGGGDTLDVRTLHLRVSVANEELTHQPPIPFFAARGFVSGPTGPFNVADDPRWSAGERARVEPAGTNEPAIRPGVTVTVDVYVDAHRLVRLTAIA; via the coding sequence GTGTCGTCACGCGCATCCGCACCGGCGGTCGGCATCGCGCTGCTCCTGCTGGTCGCCGTCGGGCTCTCCGCGACGGTCGGCGCGGCGGCCTTCGGCGTCGCCGGGACGCCGGCCGACCCCGCACCGGTCGCCAGCCTCTCGCTTGCGATCGACGACGGGGCGCTGGTGTTCGAGCACGGCGGCGGCGACACGCTCGACGTCCGGACCCTCCACCTCCGCGTCTCGGTGGCGAACGAGGAACTCACCCACCAGCCGCCGATTCCGTTCTTCGCCGCACGGGGGTTCGTGTCCGGTCCGACCGGCCCGTTCAACGTCGCGGATGATCCCCGCTGGAGCGCCGGCGAGCGTGCCCGAGTCGAGCCGGCGGGGACGAACGAACCGGCCATCAGACCCGGCGTGACGGTCACGGTTGACGTGTACGTCGACGCCCACAGGCTCGTCCGACTTACCGCCATCGCGTGA